gacacatgacagacaAAAGGCAAcgagattctcttgtctgatgaaaccaagaatgaactctttggcttAAATGCCAAGTATTACgccaggaggaaacctggcaccatccctacggtgaagcatgagggtggcagcatcatgctgtaggcaagtttttcagcggcagggactggtacactagtcaggatcgaggcaaagtacagggagatccttgatgaaaacctgctccagagcactcatgagctcagactggggcgaaggttcacattccaacaggacaacgaccctgaacacacagccaagacaacgcaggagtggtcctagtacccctggttgagaaccactgctctCATGTCATGTCCTTTCTCAGCCTCCGTACTTTCTGTTGTCCCCGCCCCTTTGTTTCTTTTCTCCTCGAACGTGAACAGGTCGCGTTTGAAAAGCTAGCTAATAGTACactgctaaatacagggaaatatgTTTTCTTAAATCGAGCTGGTAAGTTGAGTACTAGGTATCTACCAACAGTCATGAAGGTCGTCTAAACGTTGTAATTAGTTGGTAGGTTTGCATAACCGTTAGGTTGGCTAGCTACCTGCTCTGTTTAGCTTGGTAGTAGCTAGCTAATTGCTCCTGCTAACTTATTTGAAGCTGTGCTCAAATTGAGTCGatataataatacaatataataataCAAGTATTGTTTTCTGCTGACTGGTAGCTACATGCAGATCGATTGTAGCTGTGCATAATCAATTAGTTACTGTTGTACTTGATGTTCCTATTTTCTTAGCCTGTTAGCTAGCGGAATAATGCTTCCGGGTTGGATCCTTCAAAATAAAATCCCTCATGGGAACATTGAAATTTCATTAAATCGGTAAATAAATGTCTCATTGATATTGTTCTATTAACTAAAGATACAAATTCATTATAAAAAAGGTACATATTTGACACACTTGACAAAAGTAGAATCGAAATATACATGTAGATATTGAATGGTACAAACAGTTGTTTCACTCCATATCCTCCTTTGTACACAGGTGACCATACAAGATCTGGTGTTATGAGACTCCAGTTCTAGAAGACTTGTGAATAAACACAGCCCTCTTGACACACACTGATTTGAATCGGCATTGTTTTCACATCATTTTAATTAAATTACtttgaaccaacatggaatagaccttgaattgacgtctgtgcccagcgGGAGGAGAGACACATCAAACTTGTGACGGCTCCATACAATACCCAGGTTTATTTATTATTGCTGTTTTTTTTTAACCAAGAAACATTCTAACTCGACAGACAATATGAGTCAAAAGAAGGGAACATTGATGGATGAAATCGAAAAGAGTTTATGGAATTTAACTGAGGACAATTTACGCTCCCTTTGTGAACGTTATGGCCAAGATGCATCCGAAGTTAAAGGAATGGATCACCGCTCGTTGCGGCGTAAAATCATGGAGGAAATGTGGGACAATACGGATTCAATGAAATCAGAGGAGCAGGGAACGTCTTGGTTAGTCCAACTGAAAGAGGACATCAGAAGGATACTGGAGGATGCTAGTGGTGAACCCGTGAGTCCCAGCCAATCAGATGAAGAATGGAACGGAAAGGGAGGGGCTGGGTTACCTAGCAACAGGTTGGAGGTGGAACCCGTGAGTCCCAGCCAATCGGATGAAGATGATCCTGTAGACTGCGATGAAGAATGGAACGGAGAGGGAGGGGCTGGGTTACCTAGCAACAGGTTGGAGGTGGAACCCATGAGTCCCAGCCAATCGGATGATGATAATGACACTGCAGACTGTGACGCAGGGGACACGGATTGGTTGCCTAGCAATGGGCTGGAGGCAGAGTCCACGAGTCCCAGCCAGTCCGGTGATTGTGATGCTGCAGACTGCGATGAAGAATTGGACAGGGAGGTCAGGGAAGGGCTGGAGGTGGAGTTATCTCCAGAGAAGCATACACCAGAGCAGAAGATGAATATTTATTTTCCCAGTCAGAAAGTGAGTATTTAGTTTGTTTCTCAATGCTTTCATTGATTCCTCAACAACTTACGCAAGGCTTTGGGAGAATATTGGATGTTCTTCCTCTTAGACTTTCTCCTTTATTGAGAAGGATGAGGTTGAGTAATCAAGGAATTGAAAGACTTCAAAGTTCATTGACAGGCAGGAGAGGGTTTCCCATCCTGATTAATTAAGTCTCTTTTTTTCTGATTTCTAGGACAAGCGTGGCCCACCGAAGACCCTGTGTCGTGCCTCTCCCGGTACCGCCTTAATTTGGGGTCTGAAGAGGGTGTCTGTGCAGCTGATGGACTGCAGGAAAACGCCGGGGCAGAAAACCTCCAAGAAAACCCACTCCTGTgctcagtgtgggaagagttttgccaCAAAAGACATTCTGGAGCGACATCTGCTAactcacactggagagaaacagaagaataTATGCGCTGAATGTGGAAAAGTATTCAGTACATTTTCCAGCCTTACCAGACATCTGAAAACTCACACTGGAGAGAAATGTCATGTTTCTGAAACCACATGCTCTGAATGCGGAAAGACATTCAGTACACATTCCAGTCTTAGGAGACATCTGCTAactcacactggagagaaaccgtaCGTTTGCCCTCGTTGTAAGAAAGGTTTCAATGATCCAGGAAACTTGAAGAAACACATCAGGAGAGCTCACCCAGGAGAGAAGTTGGGTGTGGAGAGGCTCTACCGTGAACCGTGTCCTCACTGTGGGGGGAAGTTTCCCACAAAGAAGGCTTTGGAGGAGCACCTGGTAacccacacaggagagaaacctcacCAGTGCTCTGACTGCGGGAAGGGATTCAAGGAATTGTCTAGTCTTAAGAGGCATCTGAGAACTCATACTGGGGAGAAACCATACATTTGCCCTCGTTGTGGCAAGCCTTTTAATGATCCAGGAAACTTGAAGAAACACATGAAAAGAACTCACTCCGGAGAACATTCCAAAGAGAAACCTTCCAAAAACAATGTTGGTTCTTCAGAACAGGAGACCGTAAAGAAGCCAGCCCTTCATCCATGTTCTCACTGTGGGAAGAAGTTGTCAACCAAGACAAGACTAAAGATTCACCTGAAGACCCACACTGTAGAGAAATCTCACATCTGTCCCGACTGCGGGAAGAGCTTTGCTTTCCGTCCCTCCTTGACCAAACATCAGAAACTTAGTCATTCAGAGCACGGAGGAGTGAAACGGCACGAATGTTCAGTCTGTGGGAAAGTCTTTAATCAACCAGGAGCCTTGAGGTCCCATCAAAGAacccacactggagagaaacctcacCTCTGtgctgactgtgggaagagtttctctTTTCAGTCGTCTCTGAAAAGACATCAGGCACTTCACGCAGCAGGTAGTGCGAAGCCCCACATGTGCTCTGTCTGTGGGAAAGGCTTTAGAGATTCTGGATACTTAATAAAACATCAAGCCATCCATTCGGAAGAGAAACCTCACCTCTGTTCTGATTGTGGAAAGACTTTTGCATCCTTATTTACCTTAACGAATCATTCCAAATTGCATCGTTTAAACAGAGACCAATTCCAATGCCCTGAATGCAAACGCCATTTCCCAACAAAGGAAAGGCTGACAAGCCACCAGAGAACGCATACCGGGAGAAACCATTTCGCTGCTCCCAATGCCACAAACGCTTCTCTCACTCAAGTAGTTATCAAAGGCACCTTCGTATGCACACTGGGGAGAAACCCTTCATTTGCCCCCTTTGCGGGAAGCAATTTAACGACTCTTCGAATCTTAGAACACATGTTAGAAGACATAAAGGAGAGAAGGTAGGCAAGACACAGGTCTCTGAGCCATGCCCTCAATGTGGGAAGAGGCTGGCTTCTAAGGCAGGGTTAGAGACTCACCTGCGGacccacactggagagaaacctcacCTCTGCGCCGACTGCGGCAAGAGCTTCGGCTTCCACTCAGCTTTGAGAAGACATCAGAAAACGCAGCACGGAGAGCAAGTAGCGAAGCCGCACGTCTGCTCTGTCTGTGGAAAAGGTTTCATGGAATCTGGAGCGCTGAAGAAACATGTGGTGACCCACGAGGAGAAACAGCACCTCTGTCCCGACTGCGGGAAGACCTTCAGGGTGGTTCAGGCCTTGTCAAATCATCAGAGAACCAAGCATCAAAAAACGAACAAGGAAGTAAGAGAGAAGAATCCGTTCTTGTGCCTTACTTGCGGCCAGGAATTCAATTCAAAGCATAGATTGGTAATCCACGAGCGAaagcacacaggagagaagccttaccaatgCTCCCATTGCGACAAATGCTTCACTGAGAAGTCATACATGAAACGTCACCAAACGGTGCACACGGGAGATAAACCTTTCCAGTGCTCCGTCTGCGACATGAAGTTTTCGCATGGTGCATCTTTAATACGGCACCGCCTAATACACTCAGGTGAGAAACCGTACCACTGCACTTACTGCGACAAGAGTTTCTCTCAGTCAAATACGCTGAAAACACACATACTAACGCACACCGGAGAGAAACCGTACCAGTGCCCCGACTGCGGGAAGCGTTTCACTGAAAAGAAAGCCATGAAGAAACACCAGCGCAACACACACGGGTCAGGggcacacagcaacacacacggaacagagacacacagcaacacacacggGTCAGGGGCACACAACTCTGCTTTCTCTTTGCCTGGTAAAAAACTGAGATTGAGTCAAGACGGGAGCCCTCGAGCAAAGCCGTACCAATGCCCTGACTGTGGCAAGTGTTTCTCAGAGAAAAGAGCTCTTACGAAACACCAGAAGACACACAGGAGAGACAGCGCCCCCTATTGGTCCGGTATACTGCAGCGATGGAGTCAAGACCCGCAACACTCTAATACTGACTCAGACTCTGACCAAGACCAAGACTGGACCTCTTTATAAAGACTCAGACCAAGACAGGACCTCTTTATAAAGACTCAGACCAAGACTGGACCTCTTTATGAAGACTCAGACCAAGACAGGACCTCTTTATAAAAGACTCAGACCAAGACAGGACCTCTTTATAAAGACTCAGACCAAGACAGGACCTCTTTATAAAGACTCAGACCAAGACAGGACCTCTTTATAAAGACTCAGACCAAGACAGGACCTCTTTATAAAGACTCAGACCAAGACAGGACCTCTTTATAAAAGACTCAGACCAAGACAGGACCTCTTTATAAAGACTCAGACCAAGACAGAAGAGACTCAGATCTCTTTTTAAAGACTCAGACCAAGACAGGAGAGACTCAGATCTCTTTATAAAGACTCAGACCAAGACAGGAGAGACTCAGATCTCTTTATAAAGACTCAGACAGGGCTTCAGTATTGACCCCCAGTCAGATGAGCCCAGGACCTCGTTTAAACAGGGCAGATAGGATTGTGTCTTGTTTTGGCAAACAGTTCTTCAGGCTTTTCCCCTTCACACTATGTCAACCTTCAGTATGCGAATTCTGCTTTAATTAAAGCaattttgttttgttgtattgAGACTTTTCTCAATtatataacataatatatatattttttttaaagagtaaTTGCACCAAGAGCATGAGAAGATCATTCTTTCAACCAAAGATAATTTGGTTGAAAACACCAAGATGATGAGATCAACACTCCATCTTCGGTATAAacaagctgagggatgggaaTGGGGGGGACAACAACCTCGAATTCATAGACATGGCAACagaaagctgagggatgggaatGGGGGGACAACaacctcaaattcatagacatggCAACAGAACGCTGAGGGATGGGAATGGGGGGAGGGGAACaacctcaaattcatagacatggCAACAGAACGCTGAGGGATGGGAATGGGGGGTAAACaacctcaaattcatagacatggCAACagaaagctgagggatgggaatggggggggggggtaaacaaCCTCAAATTCATAGACTTGGCAACAGAGAGCTGAGGGATGGGAATGGGGGGGGGTAAACaacctcaaattcatagacatggCAACagaaagctgagggatgggaatGGGGGGGGGTAAACaacctcaaattcatagacatggCAACAGAACGCTGAGGGATGGGAATGGGGGGGTAAACaacctcaaattcatagacatggCAACAGAACGCTGAGGGATGGGAATGGGGGGACAACAACCTCGAATTCATAGGGCAACAGAACGCTGGGGTAAACaacctcaaattcatagacatggCAACAGAAAGCTGCCCATAGCATTCTACACAGCTACCATTGACAACCATTGGATTCATTTATTGATTGACTGTTCTTTGTCCTCGAAGATAACATTTGCACAAGAAACAAGTGCCCCTCCACCACACACATACCTAAGAGACTCAATGAACTTAAAGTATATTGACATGTTTCACAGTTGTGTATAGCAAATCgtgtttttgttttacatttttagGGCTCCGTTTCGATCAGATTTTAGTGGTGTCAGAGGTTGAACTGATTCAGGGCTGTTCTTTTCTTTGGTGTCAGATCCACTTTAGTGGTGTTCAGAGGTTGAACTGATTCATTTATTGATTGGCTGTTCTTTTCTTTGGTGTCAGAGGTAGAACTGATTCATTTATTGATTGGCTGTTCTTTTCTTTGGTGTCAGAGGTAGAACTGATTCATTTATTGATTGGCTGTTCTTTTCTTTGGTGTCAGAGGTAGAACTGATTCATTTATTGATTGGCTGTTCTTTTCTTTGGTGTCAGAGGTAGAACTGTGTAAGAGCTGTCAAATCCATAAGTGGCTCCTGGCATTATACCTAAAACAGAACTAAAGCGGACATTGCAATCGGTTTTGCACAGTCACAGAAATCCCACGCAGCACCTTGTTTAGACGTTGGAACACTGAGACATGGCAACAGAACACTGAAATGTGATGTCATCTACAGCCAGTTGAATCATTTTTAAATCCGAGTGTATTCTTTATGTCGACGGCTCCAACAGTTCCCCCTCAGACGCCACCAAAACATCCGCTATGTCGGTTGATGATCTCATTGAATCTAGGCCTAAGTGTATATACTTTGGCAGATGATATTGAGGAATGTTGTGTGTTTCAAAAAGGCTGTTTTTTGAGTCTTATGGAAAAACATCATGGAAACCGTGACAGTAAACGTGTTTGAACTGAATTCCGAGGTTGTAGTTTTTGTCTTCAGTTATTTGACTGTCTAGTCAGTGGAGAGTTTT
The nucleotide sequence above comes from Oncorhynchus gorbuscha isolate QuinsamMale2020 ecotype Even-year unplaced genomic scaffold, OgorEven_v1.0 Un_scaffold_2448, whole genome shotgun sequence. Encoded proteins:
- the LOC124025782 gene encoding zinc finger protein 585A-like, with amino-acid sequence MSQKKGTLMDEIEKSLWNLTEDNLRSLCERYGQDASEVKGMDHRSLRRKIMEEMWDNTDSMKSEEQGTSWLVQLKEDIRRILEDASGEPVSPSQSDEEWNGKGGAGLPSNRLEVEPVSPSQSDEDDPVDCDEEWNGEGGAGLPSNRLEVEPMSPSQSDDDNDTADCDAGDTDWLPSNGLEAESTSPSQSGDCDAADCDEELDREVREGLEVELSPEKHTPEQKMNIYFPSQKDKRGPPKTLCRASPGTALIWGLKRVSVQLMDCRKTPGQKTSKKTHSCAQCGKSFATKDILERHLLTHTGEKQKNICAECGKVFSTFSSLTRHLKTHTGEKCHVSETTCSECGKTFSTHSSLRRHLLTHTGEKPYVCPRCKKGFNDPGNLKKHIRRAHPGEKLGVERLYREPCPHCGGKFPTKKALEEHLVTHTGEKPHQCSDCGKGFKELSSLKRHLRTHTGEKPYICPRCGKPFNDPGNLKKHMKRTHSGEHSKEKPSKNNVGSSEQETVKKPALHPCSHCGKKLSTKTRLKIHLKTHTVEKSHICPDCGKSFAFRPSLTKHQKLSHSEHGGVKRHECSVCGKVFNQPGALRSHQRTHTGEKPHLCADCGKSFSFQSSLKRHQALHAAGSAKPHMCSVCGKGFRDSGYLIKHQAIHSEEKPHLCSDCGKTFASLFTLTNHSKLHRLNRDQFQCPECKRHFPTKERLTSHQRTHTGRNHFAAPNATNASLTQRLASKAGLETHLRTHTGEKPHLCADCGKSFGFHSALRRHQKTQHGEQVAKPHVCSVCGKGFMESGALKKHVVTHEEKQHLCPDCGKTFRVVQALSNHQRTKHQKTNKEVREKNPFLCLTCGQEFNSKHRLVIHERKHTGEKPYQCSHCDKCFTEKSYMKRHQTVHTGDKPFQCSVCDMKFSHGASLIRHRLIHSGEKPYHCTYCDKSFSQSNTLKTHILTHTGEKPYQCPDCGKRFTEKKAMKKHQRNTHGSGAHSNTHGTETHSNTHGSGAHNSAFSLPGKKLRLSQDGSPRAKPYQCPDCGKCFSEKRALTKHQKTHRRDSAPYWSGILQRWSQDPQHSNTDSDSDQDQDWTSL